One Moorella sp. E308F DNA segment encodes these proteins:
- a CDS encoding type II toxin-antitoxin system VapC family toxin, translating to MNVYLDTSAFLAILDADDENHAAAKKIWENLLNSGVPMICSSYVLVETYALVQRRLGMEALRVFHEDILPLLQVEWIDAELHQWGANAVLTANRRNLSLVDAVSFAVMRKLGIKKAFAFDRHFFEQGFENISER from the coding sequence ATGAATGTTTATCTTGATACTTCAGCTTTTTTAGCCATCCTCGATGCTGACGACGAGAATCATGCCGCTGCCAAAAAAATATGGGAAAATCTTTTAAACAGCGGTGTTCCGATGATTTGCAGCAGTTACGTTCTCGTAGAAACATATGCCCTGGTACAGCGGCGACTGGGGATGGAAGCTTTGCGGGTATTTCATGAAGATATACTTCCCCTGCTGCAAGTAGAATGGATTGACGCCGAGTTGCACCAGTGGGGTGCCAATGCCGTTTTGACCGCCAACAGGAGAAATTTGAGCCTGGTAGATGCCGTTAGCTTTGCTGTGATGCGTAAACTGGGTATTAAAAAGGCATTTGCTTTTGACAGGCATTTTTTTGAGCAGGGATTTGAAAATATTAGCGAAAGATAA
- a CDS encoding ribbon-helix-helix protein, CopG family has protein sequence MIRTQIQLTEEQYHALKKMAAVKKISMAELIRLGVDQVLAGSNPGQNERIQRAIKAAGRFRSGVKDLSRNHDAYLTEAFAE, from the coding sequence ATGATCCGTACGCAAATCCAGCTCACGGAAGAACAATATCATGCCCTGAAAAAAATGGCTGCTGTTAAAAAAATATCCATGGCGGAATTAATCCGGCTCGGCGTGGACCAGGTCTTGGCCGGTAGCAATCCTGGCCAAAACGAACGAATTCAGAGGGCTATAAAGGCAGCAGGGCGTTTCCGCTCCGGTGTTAAGGACCTCTCTCGCAATCATGATGCCTACTTAACGGAGGCTTTTGCGGAATGA
- a CDS encoding class I SAM-dependent methyltransferase, whose translation MARELTEIIKKRYNRTALFYDWMDRMIPDEWRRRVWQEARGRVLEVGVGTGANFPFYPPGCRMTAIDFSPGMLARARQKLHLAGAPVDLKEMDVQHLEFGDATFDTVVATCVFCTVPDPVQGLKEVRRVCRPDGRIVLLEHVRSEHWFLGPVMDALNPLVLYLIGSNINRRTVANVRMAGIEIDREEDLAGKIVKLIVGHPREI comes from the coding sequence GTGGCCAGAGAACTAACGGAAATAATCAAAAAACGCTATAACCGCACGGCGCTCTTTTATGATTGGATGGACCGGATGATCCCCGATGAATGGCGCCGGCGGGTGTGGCAGGAAGCCCGGGGCCGGGTGCTGGAAGTCGGGGTAGGCACAGGAGCCAATTTCCCATTTTACCCACCCGGATGCCGGATGACGGCCATTGATTTCAGCCCCGGGATGCTGGCCCGGGCCAGACAAAAGCTCCACCTGGCCGGGGCACCGGTGGATTTAAAGGAAATGGATGTCCAGCACCTTGAATTTGGAGACGCCACTTTTGACACGGTGGTAGCTACCTGCGTTTTTTGCACAGTACCCGATCCGGTGCAGGGGCTGAAGGAAGTACGCCGGGTCTGCCGCCCCGATGGCAGGATTGTCCTCCTGGAGCATGTGCGCAGTGAGCACTGGTTCCTCGGCCCCGTGATGGATGCCCTGAACCCGCTGGTCCTGTATCTAATCGGGTCCAACATTAACCGCCGTACTGTGGCCAATGTGAGGATGGCCGGTATCGAGATTGACCGGGAGGAGGATCTGGCGGGAAAGATCGTTAAATTAATTGTCGGGCATCCC